From the genome of Leptospira koniambonensis:
AAGTAATCAATTAGAGAAGAGACTTACTGAAGAAGTCGGAAAAATAAAAAACGAATTATCCGAATTCAAAAATAGCACCGATCAAACTTCCACTAGTCTAAAAGGCGAACTTACAAATGTCAAAACGGAGATTACAATCTTCCGTTCTGAATTCGAAGGATTTAAAACGGAAGTCAGATCAGAATTTGCAGCAGTTAGATCTGAAATCAAATCCGAGATCGCAATTTGTAAATTCGAGCTCAGATCCGAAATGACGGAAATGAAATTAGAATTAAAAGAGGAAATGCATTCCGGATTTTTAGGAGTTTATAAAGAGCTCGCTAAAATCCATCAGTTGATATCTACTCAAACAAAATGGATCTTAGCAACTGGGGTTTCTATAACAGTTTTTATGCCAATATTAATGA
Proteins encoded in this window:
- a CDS encoding LA_3696 family protein; its protein translation is MKVPIYKRVPSKLEDILGPKGRDEFLDFVNFNWNLGSKILLEESSNQLEKRLTEEVGKIKNELSEFKNSTDQTSTSLKGELTNVKTEITIFRSEFEGFKTEVRSEFAAVRSEIKSEIAICKFELRSEMTEMKLELKEEMHSGFLGVYKELAKIHQLISTQTKWILATGVSITVFMPILMKLLDKYI